Below is a genomic region from Isachenkonia alkalipeptolytica.
TAAAGTTTCCTTCATTAGGGTTATTCCTCCTTTAGATCTTCTAGAGTCATTTGAGGTTGAGTTTCCTCTAAAAGATTGATGATTTCCAGTGCTTTTTCTTCACGAGAAGATAACATTTCTTGAGCTTTTTGATAAAGAGCGGCCCCTTCTTCATAAATTTTTATGCTTTGATCAAGATCTAAACCTTCAGCTTCTAGGGCTTCAATAACTTCTTCCAATCTCTTTAAGATTTCTTCATATCCTGATTCTTTGTCAGTAGAATTCATGCCTAGTCCTCCTTACCTACAATTTCTGTGATTTTTACTTTTACTTTTCCATCCCGAAAGGTAATGAATAATTCTTCATCTATGCGAAGACGATCCATCTTTGTTTGAATTTCTCCGTTCTTACTTTCTACAAAGGCATAACCTCTGTTAAGGGCTGTGTAAGGATTTAGGCTATCGATTTTTACTTGAAAATTCTGTTGAGTTACCTTTCGTGCTTTCATGTCTTCCTTGATCGTTTTTATGAATCTTCTCTTTGCATATAGCAGTTTTTCTTTTTCACGATGAATGATCTTTTCCGGAGAGAAAAAAATCAATCGGCTTCTTAAAAAGTCTAACCGGATTTTCTCTTTTTGAAATTTGTTATTTAGAGAATATTCCATAGACTGCTTTTTCAGTTTTAGTTTCTCAGCTAATTCAACTACATCCGGGACCAGTATCTCAGCAGCCATAGATGGAGTCGACGCACGGTAGTCAGCAACATAATCCGATAAGGTGTAATCCGATTCATGGCCCACTGCGGATACAATGGGGATTTGACTTTGATGGATCGCTTCTACAACCTCTAATTCATTAAAGGCCCATAGCTCTTCTAAGGCTCCGCCGCCTCTCCCTACGATTAAAACGTCTAAATTCTCTTTATTACGTACAGAGTTAAAGTACTCAATCCCATCTTTTATTGATTTGCTTGCATGGGGGCCCTGCACCAAGGCTGGAAATAAAGTGATTTTCGTTCCGGGGTTTCGCCTCTGAACAATTGAAACAATATCGTGAATCGCAGCACCACTTTTAGAGGTTACTACACCAATATTTTTCGGCAAAAATGGAAGCTTTTTTTTGGCTTCATCTTTAAAGTATCCCTTTTTTTCTAAATCTTTCTTCAGCTTCATGAATTCCTCATATAAAAGCCCTAAGCCGTCGGCTTTCATGGTTACGGCTTTCAGTTGATAGGTGCCGTTTTTTTCGTATACAGTAATAGAGCCTTTGATCACAACTTGCAATCCTTCTTTCAAGGGGGTGATTAACCTTGATACATCTTCAAAAAACATCATGCCCTTGATGCTTGATGTATCGTCTTTTAATGTAAAGAAAACATGACCGTTTTGATGATATCGAATGCTGGATAACTCTCCTTGAACCTTTACATTGTATAATATGGGATCGCTATATAACAAACGGGCAATATAACGATTCACTTCAGATACCGATAAACTTCTAATCTCCATTGTATATTAACCGCCTTTATAACATTTATACTAACTGATTAAGAACTTTGCTTTTCAGTAGCGATGGAGTCTAACACCCCATTGATATATTTTGCTGACTTATCTTCACTGTAAGACTTTGTGATTTCTATAGCCTCATTAATGGATACATTACTGTCTATTTCCGGGATGAAAAGTATTTCGACCGTGGCAACCCGTAGAATGGATAGGTCCACCTTTGAAATTCGATTAAGCTTCCAATCTGTTAAATGACTTTCCAGGATTTCATCCACAATCCTTTGGTTGTTTATGAAGTGATCAATTACATTTTCCATATACAAGTCTTCCTCTGTTTTGATAACCTTGTATTCTTCATTAGTCATCAATACCTTCCGATCGAACTCCTTTTTTATCTCCATTTCGTACAATATCTTCATGCATAATTCCCGTGCGCTTCTTCTACTCATCACTTGCCTCCTAATACCTTTATTTCAATTATTTGTGACGCTATTTTGAATCATTTGGGAAAAGAACTCCTTGAATATTAATATTTACTTTACTGGTTTTAATGTTTAGGATGTTTTCCATTGACCGCTTAACATTCTGCTGTATCTCCCAAGATAAATCTGGGATTTTAGTTCCGTATTCTATAATAACATATAAATCGATGATCATTTGCTGATTTTTATCGCTGATTTTTATTCCTTTGGAATGGTTTCTTTTCCCCAACCCTTCGATGATTTCTTCCATAAAACCAGGACTCAACCCTGCAACCCCTTTAATTTCTTCCACCGAAGCTGCAATGATAGCTTTTAAAACTTCATCATAAATATAAACGTTTCCATTAGTAACCTTCCAATTAATCATCAAAGTCCTCCAATCCATATCTCCTTAACACTTATTTAATTATAGCAAAGAGGTTTTGGATTTACAATAATTCTATTTTTCATGATTACGCCCACGAAGGGTTTCTAAAGAGTTTATAAAAAGAGGAAAGTCCAATGTTTTCACATTGAACTTTTGAAAAAGGAGCTTTAATTTTCTTTTGATTCCTCGATTTCAACTTCTTCGTTGCACTCCGGGCACTGAATATTTTCATCATCTAGTAAATCTTCATCATCAATGAAAAGCACTTCTTTGCACTCCGGGCACTGAATCTCTAAAGAGTCCAACTCTTCTTCATATAATTCGTCTTCAACATCTTCTAAATCCTCATCTAAGGTTTCAACATAGTCCGTAAGTTCCAGTTGATTTTCATCTAATTCTACAATGGCATCGGTAAACTCTTCTAAAGTTTCAATGATTTGCAGCAATACTTTTCCCTCTTTAGAGCTTTCCTTTAGCTCCATACCTTCCGCTAAGCCTCGTAGATATGCTACTTTTTCATATAAATGTTCCATGGTTATAGCCTCCTTATAATTTTTTTATATTTTAACTCATTGTAACCTATAGTCTTGAAATGTAAGTTCCTGTTCTAGTGTCAACTTTCACCACATCTCCTTCATTAACGAAAAGAGGAACTTGAATAGTGGCTCCGGTTTCTAGCTTAGCGCTTTTGGTGACATTCGATGCAGTGTCCCCTTTTACACCGGGCTCTGTTTCCACAACTGACAATTCAACAAAATTAGGAGCTTCAACCTGGAAAACTTTACCTTGATAAAATTTAACATTAGCACTGTCATTTTCTTTTAAAAACTTAATGGCATCCTCCACATCTTCCTTGGTTAATGGAATTTGTTCATAAGTCTCATTGTCCATGAAGTAATACAAATCCCCATCACTGTACAAGAATTGCATTTCTTTGGATTCAATATGAGCTCGGGGAAATTTGTCATTCGGATTGAAGGCCCCTTCTTTCGTGGCTCCGGTAACTAAGTTTTTATATTTTGTTCGAACAAAGGCAGCGCCTTTTCCTGGTTTAACATGTTGAAAATCAAGTACTACATAGGGTTCACCATTCATTTCGAAGGTTACGCCTTTTCGAAATTCTCCTGCTGATATCATTTTGTATACCTCCAATTTACTTACAATATATTTTTAATTATTCATTACTAAACTGTAAAAAACGCATCCCCTGTTTGGATTTGCTGGTAATAAAGGTTAACAAGGAATTTCGATCAGTTCCTTAGGGGTGTTAGAGAGCACTTTATAACCATCCTCTGTCACTGCGAGGAGATCTTCAATTCGGACACCACCGAAATCAGGTATATAAACACCGGGCTCTATGGTAATAACCATACCCGCTTCCATGGCTTTTTCCCCTAAATGATTTACATGGGGAAGTTCATGGACTTCAAGTCCAACCCCGTGCCCTAAACCGTGTCCAAAATATTTGCCATAGCCTTTGTTTGTAATAATACTTCGTGCAATTTCATCTAATTCTTTTCCGGTTTTCCCTGGCTTGACAGCCGCTAGGGCTGTGTTTTGAGCTTCTAGAACCGTATGATATACCTCTTTTTGTTTTTCGGTTGCTTGACCTAGAACAAAGCTTCGCGTCATGTCGGAACAGTAGCCCTGATAAACACAACCAAAATCAATGGTGACCATGTCGCCTTTTTCTAAAGTCTTCTCGGAAGCAACCCCATGGGGTAAAGCGGAACGATGGCCAGAGGCGACAATGATATCAAAGCTTACCTTTGATGCTCCTTGCGTTTTCATAAAATATTCCAGATCCAAGGCCACTTCAATCTCCCGCATACCCGGTTGGATTTTCTTTATTATATGCTCGTAGGCATTGTCTGTAATCTTTGCAGCCTCTTGAATTTTATAAATTTCCTCATTTGTTTTTACGGATCGCAACTCGATTAATGCTCTTTTTAAAGGAACTAATTCTGTGGCCTCCAGTTTTTCATTAAAATTTAAATATTGTTCGTAGGTTAGAAAATCATCCTCAATACCTAGATTCTTGAATTTATATCCATTAATAATGTCCGTAACAGGATTATCTCGGCTGATTTCAAGAATTTCAAAGCCTTCCGTTTGCTTCTTGGCCTGCTCTATGTATCGAAAATCCGTCATGAAAATCTGTTCCTTTTCGGATATTAAAACATATCCCGCACTTCCTGTAAAGCCAGAGACATATTGACGATTCTCCGGGTTAAAGATTAAAATCCCATCTAATTCTTTTTCTTTTAAAATTTTGCGAATGCTGTTAACTTCTGTCATATATCTGTCCCTCCTATTGGTAAAATCATAATACAATTATCATACCATATTTCCAAAGGTTTGAACAGAAAATCAGTGGGCAATTTAATCTATAAAATCTCCTTCATATCCTTGATAATAAATCAAAATTTCTGATGGAACATATTGATAATGATGCTTCTCATCCCCTTCACCAACCATTGTAACATTGGGGTAGCTGATAATTGAAACAATCCGTTTTCGGGCTTTTCGGTAATGGCCAGTGGCGTATAATCGAATTTCATTTTCGTCATAAACCACTTCCAACCTCCAGCCATGTGGATCTGTGTACCGATCGAAAACATCTTCCTCTTGTTGGACTCTCTCTAATCCACGCACTTCATTTTTTCCCATGACAAAGTTCTTAAAACTTTGTTCATTCTTTTGATGAAGATTATTTTCACCGATGGCGGATTCCGTAATAGTTTCTTCTGATTCCAACATGACAACATATTCGTCAAAGAATAATTCAAAGGTATTATCCACTTCGTTCTTCAATAAAGCAGCACCGGACTCCCCTAGATAATAGGCTTTTATACTACTCTCATTGGATCGAATTATTTTATGGTTCAGAAAGTGAAGATTCAAAATCCCCAATATTAAGATGCTTAGTATTCCAATGGTTACAATAGTTAAAATTGTTGCATACCCATTCCTATTAGATCTTTTCATTTTACCTCCTGGGGCTTATTCGAATTTGTGATTTCAGTGTATGCTCTTTACCCTGTGTATCCTTAGAACTTATAGAAACTTCGATAAGGGCTCCGGATTGAACTTCTTTTATGATTAACTGGTCAATATCCTGGGCAAGAACGTTATTCTCTCTTTTACGGTTAATTAGTAACCGGCGATTTCCTTTTTGATAGTATAGATAAGTGTTCCATTGGTTAAGGTTTTCTCCGCTAAAGTCCATGTAACTTAACTCCCCTTGAGAATTTCGGCTGATAATTTGTTTCATATCCGGGATATACTGGATTTCTTGTTGGTTGAATTGCCGAATGTTTTTTTCAATATAGTGTAGCGCGTATTGCAGATTTTCGTGAACACGTACTTGTTC
It encodes:
- a CDS encoding Asp23/Gls24 family envelope stress response protein, with amino-acid sequence MINWKVTNGNVYIYDEVLKAIIAASVEEIKGVAGLSPGFMEEIIEGLGKRNHSKGIKISDKNQQMIIDLYVIIEYGTKIPDLSWEIQQNVKRSMENILNIKTSKVNINIQGVLFPNDSK
- a CDS encoding prepilin-type N-terminal cleavage/methylation domain-containing protein; amino-acid sequence: MKIRNRLDSKGFTLLELMLTLLLSSLLILTYATIVLQSVQYWQYHIEQVRVHENLQYALHYIEKNIRQFNQQEIQYIPDMKQIISRNSQGELSYMDFSGENLNQWNTYLYYQKGNRRLLINRKRENNVLAQDIDQLIIKEVQSGALIEVSISSKDTQGKEHTLKSQIRISPRR
- the nusB gene encoding transcription antitermination factor NusB, encoding MSRRSARELCMKILYEMEIKKEFDRKVLMTNEEYKVIKTEEDLYMENVIDHFINNQRIVDEILESHLTDWKLNRISKVDLSILRVATVEILFIPEIDSNVSINEAIEITKSYSEDKSAKYINGVLDSIATEKQSS
- the xseB gene encoding exodeoxyribonuclease VII small subunit, which encodes MNSTDKESGYEEILKRLEEVIEALEAEGLDLDQSIKIYEEGAALYQKAQEMLSSREEKALEIINLLEETQPQMTLEDLKEE
- the xseA gene encoding exodeoxyribonuclease VII large subunit; this encodes MEIRSLSVSEVNRYIARLLYSDPILYNVKVQGELSSIRYHQNGHVFFTLKDDTSSIKGMMFFEDVSRLITPLKEGLQVVIKGSITVYEKNGTYQLKAVTMKADGLGLLYEEFMKLKKDLEKKGYFKDEAKKKLPFLPKNIGVVTSKSGAAIHDIVSIVQRRNPGTKITLFPALVQGPHASKSIKDGIEYFNSVRNKENLDVLIVGRGGGALEELWAFNELEVVEAIHQSQIPIVSAVGHESDYTLSDYVADYRASTPSMAAEILVPDVVELAEKLKLKKQSMEYSLNNKFQKEKIRLDFLRSRLIFFSPEKIIHREKEKLLYAKRRFIKTIKEDMKARKVTQQNFQVKIDSLNPYTALNRGYAFVESKNGEIQTKMDRLRIDEELFITFRDGKVKVKITEIVGKED
- the efp gene encoding elongation factor P, encoding MISAGEFRKGVTFEMNGEPYVVLDFQHVKPGKGAAFVRTKYKNLVTGATKEGAFNPNDKFPRAHIESKEMQFLYSDGDLYYFMDNETYEQIPLTKEDVEDAIKFLKENDSANVKFYQGKVFQVEAPNFVELSVVETEPGVKGDTASNVTKSAKLETGATIQVPLFVNEGDVVKVDTRTGTYISRL
- a CDS encoding CD1247 N-terminal domain-containing protein → MEHLYEKVAYLRGLAEGMELKESSKEGKVLLQIIETLEEFTDAIVELDENQLELTDYVETLDEDLEDVEDELYEEELDSLEIQCPECKEVLFIDDEDLLDDENIQCPECNEEVEIEESKEN
- a CDS encoding M24 family metallopeptidase; translated protein: MTEVNSIRKILKEKELDGILIFNPENRQYVSGFTGSAGYVLISEKEQIFMTDFRYIEQAKKQTEGFEILEISRDNPVTDIINGYKFKNLGIEDDFLTYEQYLNFNEKLEATELVPLKRALIELRSVKTNEEIYKIQEAAKITDNAYEHIIKKIQPGMREIEVALDLEYFMKTQGASKVSFDIIVASGHRSALPHGVASEKTLEKGDMVTIDFGCVYQGYCSDMTRSFVLGQATEKQKEVYHTVLEAQNTALAAVKPGKTGKELDEIARSIITNKGYGKYFGHGLGHGVGLEVHELPHVNHLGEKAMEAGMVITIEPGVYIPDFGGVRIEDLLAVTEDGYKVLSNTPKELIEIPC